A window from Pseudomonas sp. MRSN 12121 encodes these proteins:
- a CDS encoding type I secretion system permease/ATPase: protein MRNAPENSLKIALKACRDSFISVGFFSFFINALMLVPTFYMLQVYGRVITSGSLTTLAMLTLIMTLLVITLGSLEWVRSRIMVRVSTRLDVLLGRQVYRASFKRALDSGGMDASAQPLSDLTGLRQFLTGNGLFAFFDAPWLPIYIAVMFLFHPWFGWVATGSALLLLVLAAVNEKLTAPTLAQANKEHIGATLHTTKNLRNAEVIESMGMLETLMDRWGLRQGNVLWLQSLASDRGAIVTTLSRSFRLLVQSLVLGLGAYLAVDHQVGAGMVFAGAVLLGRALAPIDLMIGSWKGFITARSQYNRLNAILDQQQAQAERLPLPAPLGQVQVENLIVAAPGSKTPILRNISFNVPAGCVVGIIGPSASGKSTLARALLGVWPAQHGVVRLDGADIGTWDKHLLGPHIGYLPQDIELFEGSVAENIARFAEIDPQKVIQAARTAGVHEMILLLPDGYDTLIGSEGLMLSGGQRQRIGLARALYGEPRLIILDEPNSNLDEVGDRALVAAIQQIKQTGATLFVITHRTNLVSQLDRLMVMIAGGVSLYGPREQVLAELSAQQQPPKKPAVSAPAGASVAPVDMRKDPGDEPYDAQPAN, encoded by the coding sequence ATGCGAAACGCCCCTGAAAACAGTCTGAAAATCGCCCTGAAAGCCTGCCGTGACAGCTTCATTTCGGTGGGCTTTTTCAGCTTCTTCATCAATGCGCTGATGCTCGTGCCGACCTTCTACATGCTCCAGGTGTATGGGCGGGTGATCACCAGCGGCAGCCTGACCACCCTGGCCATGCTGACGCTGATCATGACCCTGCTGGTGATCACGCTCGGCTCCCTGGAATGGGTTCGCTCGCGGATCATGGTGCGGGTCAGTACGCGCCTGGATGTGCTGCTCGGTCGCCAGGTCTACCGGGCCAGTTTCAAGCGCGCCCTGGACAGCGGCGGCATGGACGCTTCGGCGCAGCCGCTCAGCGACCTGACCGGGCTCAGGCAGTTTCTCACCGGCAATGGCCTGTTCGCCTTTTTCGACGCGCCCTGGCTGCCGATCTACATCGCGGTGATGTTCCTCTTTCATCCCTGGTTCGGCTGGGTCGCGACCGGCAGCGCGCTGTTGCTGCTGGTGCTCGCGGCGGTCAACGAGAAGCTGACGGCGCCGACCCTGGCCCAGGCCAACAAGGAACATATCGGCGCCACGCTGCACACCACCAAGAACCTGCGCAACGCCGAAGTCATCGAGTCCATGGGCATGCTCGAAACCCTGATGGACCGTTGGGGGCTGCGCCAGGGCAACGTGCTGTGGCTGCAATCCCTGGCGAGCGACCGCGGGGCGATCGTCACCACGCTGTCGCGCTCTTTCCGCCTGCTCGTGCAATCGTTGGTGCTGGGCCTGGGCGCCTACCTGGCGGTGGATCACCAGGTGGGGGCGGGCATGGTGTTCGCCGGTGCGGTGCTGCTGGGCCGGGCGCTGGCGCCCATCGACCTGATGATCGGCAGTTGGAAGGGCTTTATCACCGCGCGTTCGCAGTACAACCGGTTGAACGCCATCCTCGACCAGCAGCAGGCGCAGGCCGAGCGCCTGCCGTTGCCCGCGCCGCTGGGGCAGGTGCAGGTGGAGAACCTGATCGTCGCGGCCCCCGGCTCGAAAACCCCGATCCTGCGCAACATCAGCTTCAACGTGCCCGCCGGCTGCGTGGTCGGGATCATCGGCCCGAGCGCCTCGGGCAAGTCGACCCTGGCCCGGGCGCTGCTGGGGGTGTGGCCGGCGCAGCACGGGGTGGTGCGCCTCGACGGCGCGGACATCGGCACCTGGGACAAGCACCTGCTCGGCCCGCACATCGGCTACCTGCCCCAGGACATCGAACTGTTCGAGGGCAGCGTCGCCGAGAACATCGCGCGCTTCGCCGAGATCGACCCGCAGAAAGTCATCCAGGCGGCGAGGACCGCCGGCGTGCACGAGATGATCCTGCTGTTGCCCGACGGCTACGACACCCTCATCGGCAGCGAGGGCCTGATGCTCTCCGGCGGGCAGCGCCAGCGCATCGGGCTGGCCCGCGCGCTGTATGGCGAGCCGCGGCTGATCATCCTCGACGAGCCCAATTCCAACCTCGACGAAGTCGGCGACCGCGCCCTGGTGGCCGCCATCCAGCAGATCAAGCAGACCGGCGCGACCCTGTTCGTCATCACCCACCGCACCAACCTGGTGTCGCAGCTCGACCGGCTGATGGTGATGATCGCGGGCGGTGTCAGCCTCTATGGTCCGCGCGAGCAGGTGCTGGCCGAACTCAGCGCCCAGCAACAGCCACCCAAGAAGCCCGCCGTATCAGCGCCTGCGGGCGCCAGCGTGGCGCCGGTCGATATGCGTAAGGACCCAGGCGATGAACCGTACGATGCCCAGCCTGCAAATTGA
- a CDS encoding class I SAM-dependent methyltransferase: protein MSHVIEIEKAKVEQFSARIMEDYGNTLRGAMLYIGDQLGLFKALADGEWVTLEELAQKTGYNPRYLREWLGSMATGNYVSYDPPSKRYRLPPEFVPVLADEDSPYFAGGIIQLSVPFVSMAPRVIEAFRNGGGCPEEAFPLETWEGMERMTMPWYKHYLVQHWIPSLDGVKEKLETGGSVLDFGCGSGLAAITIAQAFPEARVFGCDFHGPSIERARANAEAAGVGDRVRFEVSDSDALVGQKFDFVTTFVVIHDATDPQQMMADLRQSTADDGTYLMVELNLSEELHENMNLFGRVMYPQSTLYCMTCSLSHGGAGIGAFMGENRARRMAEAAGFKRFRKVPSDKPALPALFELRP, encoded by the coding sequence ATGTCACACGTCATCGAAATCGAGAAGGCCAAGGTCGAGCAGTTTTCTGCGCGGATCATGGAGGATTACGGCAACACCCTGCGCGGCGCCATGCTCTACATCGGCGACCAGCTGGGCCTGTTCAAGGCGCTGGCGGACGGGGAGTGGGTGACCCTGGAGGAGCTGGCGCAGAAAACCGGCTACAACCCCCGCTACCTGCGCGAATGGCTGGGCAGCATGGCGACCGGCAACTATGTGAGCTACGACCCGCCGAGCAAGCGCTACCGGCTGCCGCCGGAGTTCGTGCCGGTGCTTGCCGATGAGGACTCGCCTTACTTCGCCGGTGGGATCATCCAGCTGAGCGTGCCGTTCGTGAGCATGGCGCCGCGGGTCATCGAGGCCTTCCGCAACGGCGGCGGCTGCCCGGAAGAAGCCTTCCCGCTGGAGACCTGGGAGGGCATGGAGCGCATGACAATGCCCTGGTACAAGCACTACCTGGTGCAGCACTGGATCCCGTCCCTGGACGGCGTCAAGGAAAAGCTCGAGACCGGCGGCAGCGTGCTCGACTTCGGCTGTGGCAGCGGCCTGGCCGCGATCACCATCGCCCAGGCATTCCCCGAGGCGCGGGTCTTCGGCTGCGATTTCCACGGGCCGTCCATCGAGCGTGCGCGGGCCAACGCCGAGGCCGCAGGGGTGGGCGACCGGGTGCGTTTCGAGGTCAGCGATTCGGATGCCCTGGTCGGGCAGAAATTCGACTTCGTCACCACCTTCGTGGTGATCCACGACGCGACCGACCCGCAGCAGATGATGGCGGACCTGCGCCAGTCGACCGCCGACGACGGCACCTACCTCATGGTGGAACTCAACCTGTCGGAAGAGCTGCACGAAAACATGAACCTGTTCGGCCGCGTGATGTACCCGCAGAGCACGCTGTATTGCATGACCTGTTCGCTGTCCCACGGCGGCGCGGGGATCGGCGCCTTCATGGGGGAAAACCGCGCCAGGCGGATGGCCGAAGCGGCGGGCTTCAAACGCTTCCGCAAAGTGCCTTCCGACAAGCCGGCCCTGCCTGCCTTGTTCGAACTGCGGCCCTGA
- a CDS encoding adenylosuccinate lyase family protein, whose protein sequence is MDSQSLETLARATCTVRSASLGSDGAEHGCRHEHSHILDSQTHGGGYAGPVSRKIFCSHCRLQRWLDVEAALAMAQADVQIIPRQAALEIEQAANLSAIDWRQIADGVASTGHSLMPLLSALQKNCSPSTREYVHYGATTQDIQDTAQSLEMRDVLDALDQALESLLAKLAVLADGQRGSLMVARTHSIPALPTTFALKVAGWIDELLRHRDRLGEARKRILVVQLFGGVGTMAAFGSEAMGMLESFARRLSLDVPLAGWHVSRDRVAEFVGTLAMVTASLARIADEIRTLNRWEIGELAVGWTEQQIGSSTMPHKRNPEGCEQVVVLARLAKAQVVLALEAMILEHERDYRGTRLEWCAVADVSHYTLMAFSLLDDTIGALTVNHQAMERNATAYSEAICTEAFVFEMAKKLGKSSAYEIIFEITQACQRDQVPIRQAIEADPRVCAVMSAQTLARLFEPRAHLGMAEKIVDKVLGKAASH, encoded by the coding sequence ATGGATTCGCAATCGCTGGAAACGCTGGCCCGTGCTACCTGCACCGTCCGTTCGGCAAGCCTCGGTAGCGATGGCGCCGAGCACGGCTGTCGGCACGAACACAGCCATATCCTGGACTCCCAGACTCATGGTGGCGGCTACGCCGGCCCCGTGAGCCGGAAAATCTTCTGCAGCCACTGTCGCCTGCAACGCTGGCTGGATGTCGAAGCGGCGCTGGCCATGGCCCAGGCGGACGTGCAGATCATCCCCCGGCAGGCCGCGCTGGAAATCGAGCAGGCGGCGAACCTCTCGGCCATCGACTGGCGGCAGATCGCCGACGGCGTGGCCAGCACCGGCCACTCGCTGATGCCGCTGCTGAGTGCCTTGCAGAAAAACTGCAGCCCCAGTACCCGGGAATACGTGCACTACGGCGCCACCACCCAGGACATCCAGGACACCGCCCAGTCCCTGGAAATGCGCGACGTGCTGGATGCGCTGGACCAGGCCCTGGAGAGCCTGCTGGCCAAGCTGGCGGTACTGGCCGACGGGCAGCGCGGCTCGCTCATGGTCGCCAGGACCCACTCGATCCCGGCATTGCCGACCACCTTCGCGCTGAAGGTCGCCGGCTGGATCGACGAACTGCTGCGCCACCGCGACCGCCTCGGCGAGGCACGCAAGCGGATCCTGGTGGTGCAGCTGTTCGGTGGCGTCGGCACCATGGCCGCCTTCGGCAGCGAGGCCATGGGCATGCTGGAGAGTTTTGCCCGGCGCCTGTCCCTGGACGTGCCGCTGGCGGGCTGGCATGTGTCCCGCGACCGCGTCGCCGAATTCGTCGGCACGCTGGCCATGGTCACCGCGTCCCTGGCGCGCATCGCGGACGAGATCCGCACCCTCAACCGCTGGGAAATCGGCGAGCTGGCGGTGGGCTGGACGGAGCAGCAGATCGGTAGCAGCACCATGCCGCACAAGCGTAATCCCGAGGGTTGCGAACAGGTGGTGGTGCTGGCGCGGCTGGCCAAGGCGCAGGTCGTGCTGGCGCTGGAGGCGATGATCCTGGAACACGAACGGGATTACCGCGGTACTCGCCTGGAATGGTGTGCCGTGGCGGATGTCTCGCACTACACGCTGATGGCCTTCTCGTTGCTGGACGACACCATCGGCGCGCTCACCGTCAACCACCAGGCCATGGAGCGCAACGCCACGGCCTACAGCGAGGCCATCTGCACCGAGGCCTTCGTGTTCGAGATGGCGAAGAAGCTCGGCAAGAGCAGTGCCTACGAAATCATTTTCGAAATCACCCAGGCCTGCCAGCGGGACCAGGTGCCGATTCGCCAGGCGATCGAAGCCGATCCGCGGGTCTGCGCCGTCATGTCGGCGCAGACCCTGGCCCGGCTGTTCGAACCCCGGGCCCACCTGGGCATGGCCGAAAAAATCGTCGACAAGGTGCTGGGCAAGGCTGCCAGCCATTAA
- the purB gene encoding adenylosuccinate lyase yields MSSHITESRIHGGAYSSPEFAAIFSDSQQVQKWLDVERALAATQAEMGIIPAEAAREIARVAQVERYDLQALGRDSMATGHLLVPLIRAMQKACAGGWGEYVHYGVTTQDILDTGLILQIREAWGQAVDRLQAIRRHLLALALRHKHTPMVARTHGQQALPTTFGYKVAVWVDELDRHLQRFDEARERVMVGNLTGAVGTLASFGAQGFELQQRTLARLGLGAPLTSWHSARDRVLEAAGLLLQVSLTLGRVANEIYHLQRSEIDEVREGSRPGQVGSSTMPHKQNPSTVDLISALSRLVRAQMVALTDAAFQLHERDGTTWRIEWAALPELFIYSGALLTRMEGLLAAGLEVRKARMRSNLELLGGLILSERVMFALADRLGKQSAHELVHEAALTAQREATPLRDVLLGHERLCGCFTPQALDELLDPATYTGLAAEMVDRLAGDPLPGSARDGREGTTSNQGNSTQSQCVMEGM; encoded by the coding sequence ATGTCGAGTCACATTACAGAATCTCGTATCCACGGGGGCGCCTACTCGTCCCCGGAATTCGCCGCGATCTTCTCCGACAGCCAGCAGGTGCAGAAATGGCTGGATGTCGAACGGGCGCTGGCGGCGACCCAGGCCGAGATGGGCATCATTCCCGCCGAAGCGGCGCGGGAAATTGCCCGCGTGGCCCAGGTGGAGCGTTACGACTTGCAGGCGCTGGGCCGGGACAGCATGGCCACCGGGCACCTCCTGGTGCCGCTGATCCGGGCCATGCAGAAGGCCTGCGCAGGAGGGTGGGGCGAATACGTGCATTACGGCGTGACCACCCAGGACATCCTCGATACCGGGCTGATCCTGCAGATCCGCGAAGCCTGGGGCCAGGCTGTCGATCGATTGCAGGCGATCCGCCGCCACCTGCTGGCGCTCGCCCTGCGCCACAAGCACACGCCGATGGTGGCGCGCACCCATGGCCAGCAGGCGCTGCCCACCACGTTCGGCTACAAGGTCGCGGTCTGGGTCGACGAGCTCGACCGGCACCTGCAGCGCTTCGACGAGGCGCGGGAGCGGGTGATGGTCGGCAACCTGACCGGGGCCGTCGGCACCCTGGCGTCGTTCGGCGCCCAGGGCTTCGAGTTGCAGCAGCGCACGCTGGCCCGGCTCGGGCTCGGCGCGCCGCTGACCAGTTGGCACAGCGCCCGGGACCGGGTGCTCGAGGCCGCGGGGCTGCTGCTCCAGGTCTCGCTGACGCTGGGCCGGGTGGCGAACGAAATCTACCACCTGCAGCGCAGTGAGATAGATGAGGTGCGCGAAGGCAGCCGGCCGGGGCAGGTGGGCAGCAGCACCATGCCCCACAAGCAGAACCCGTCGACGGTCGACCTGATCAGCGCGCTGTCGCGCCTGGTCCGGGCGCAGATGGTGGCGCTCACCGACGCGGCGTTCCAGTTGCACGAGCGCGACGGTACGACCTGGCGCATCGAATGGGCCGCGCTGCCGGAGCTGTTCATCTACAGCGGTGCGCTGCTCACTCGCATGGAGGGTTTGCTGGCCGCGGGCCTGGAGGTCCGGAAAGCGCGCATGCGCAGCAACCTGGAGCTGCTCGGCGGCTTGATTCTGTCGGAGCGGGTGATGTTCGCCCTGGCGGATCGGCTGGGCAAGCAGAGTGCCCACGAGCTGGTGCACGAGGCTGCCCTGACGGCGCAGCGCGAGGCCACGCCGTTGCGCGATGTGCTGCTCGGGCATGAACGCCTGTGTGGCTGCTTCACCCCGCAGGCGCTCGACGAGCTGCTCGACCCGGCCACCTACACCGGGCTGGCCGCCGAGATGGTCGACCGGCTCGCCGGTGATCCGTTGCCCGGCTCGGCGCGCGATGGGCGCGAAGGGACCACGTCAAACCAAGGAAATTCCACTCAGTCTCAGTGCGTGATGGAGGGTATGTGA
- a CDS encoding HOASN domain-containing protein, protein MLSSRNFSLQQLQNLHSSEARLVAEALVPSASSRPIEIAANALRALVETAHSGNAQAFAEYQQLLYILSLSDDVATALTRRWLANAIYRVEERFMPCADLSAALSEADFQKRLEQEVFSQSREKHPMSQYVFSGAASRAQLQVFLRHQWFRTFRLYRDAADLLVNLTDVDEAAALGRYLYGELGEEDEQASHPRLLAKLLNAVDLEADFQAISTMPEEIAYLNNRARCFRQPDVGWGLAVFYITELVVPGNHEKLYHALLQAGVSEDAAEYYKVHISLVPPRAKREWQLIARRIPDVGFQNAFLTSLAQHFRLERAYYDAVWEEMQRVK, encoded by the coding sequence ATGCTCAGTTCCCGTAATTTTTCCCTGCAGCAACTCCAGAACCTGCACTCGAGCGAAGCGCGCCTGGTCGCCGAGGCGCTGGTGCCCAGTGCCAGCTCCCGGCCCATCGAAATCGCCGCCAACGCGCTGCGCGCCCTGGTCGAGACGGCGCACTCGGGCAATGCCCAGGCGTTCGCCGAGTACCAGCAACTGCTCTACATCCTGTCGTTGAGCGACGACGTGGCGACCGCGCTCACCCGGCGCTGGCTGGCCAATGCGATCTATCGCGTGGAAGAGCGCTTCATGCCGTGCGCCGATCTGTCTGCGGCGCTGTCCGAGGCGGATTTCCAGAAACGCCTTGAGCAGGAAGTCTTTTCGCAGTCCCGCGAAAAACACCCCATGTCGCAATACGTGTTCTCGGGCGCGGCCTCCCGCGCGCAACTCCAGGTGTTCCTGCGCCACCAGTGGTTCCGCACCTTCCGCCTGTACCGGGACGCGGCCGACCTGCTGGTGAACCTGACCGACGTGGACGAGGCCGCGGCGCTCGGCCGCTACCTCTATGGCGAACTGGGCGAAGAGGACGAGCAGGCTTCCCACCCACGGCTGCTGGCCAAGCTGCTCAACGCCGTCGACCTGGAGGCGGACTTCCAGGCCATCTCGACGATGCCCGAGGAAATCGCCTACCTGAACAACCGCGCGCGCTGCTTCCGCCAGCCCGACGTCGGCTGGGGCCTGGCGGTGTTCTACATCACCGAGCTGGTGGTCCCGGGCAATCACGAGAAGCTCTATCACGCGTTGCTCCAGGCCGGCGTCAGCGAAGACGCGGCCGAGTACTACAAGGTCCACATCAGCCTGGTGCCGCCGCGGGCCAAGCGCGAGTGGCAGCTCATCGCGCGACGCATCCCCGACGTCGGCTTCCAGAACGCGTTCCTCACCTCGCTGGCCCAGCACTTCCGCCTGGAAAGGGCTTACTACGACGCTGTCTGGGAAGAAATGCAGCGCGTGAAGTAA
- a CDS encoding HOASN domain-containing protein, which translates to MNKLSTHYLDALKPSALSGRAAAPATDTAQLLAEALKPGATYSQVTVALESLLMLTAAGLAGDRNAYGQYQALLLELHLPGEPRTEPTRRWLASQVYLMEDEFAPDLPDAPALSVEEFRRQVDAEIESRSRVRHPMSLHLFEGTPPREDVRFFLEHHWTRSYNFYSLLAELAFRFEAIEDASVFYRNLYGEAGAETPERSHPALLSHLMTYFDIPLRIDFPALHPLEKAYLNNRIRCVRHPDVAWGLALLYAVESVSCVNHRRIYELLQRLGVPEQPSEFHRLHGTQDEIDTEEMWALIAKFAPSASFQRTFMQALARHFEINKAYFDMLWQEMQKPSRTA; encoded by the coding sequence ATGAATAAGCTCAGCACCCATTATCTCGATGCCCTGAAACCGTCAGCCCTCAGTGGCCGAGCGGCAGCTCCTGCCACCGACACCGCGCAACTGCTGGCCGAGGCCCTGAAACCGGGCGCTACCTATTCCCAGGTCACGGTCGCGCTGGAGTCGCTGCTGATGCTCACCGCCGCGGGCCTGGCGGGCGACCGCAACGCCTATGGGCAGTACCAGGCGCTGCTCCTGGAACTGCACCTGCCGGGAGAACCCCGTACCGAACCAACGCGCCGCTGGCTGGCGAGCCAGGTCTACCTGATGGAGGATGAATTCGCCCCTGATCTGCCCGACGCCCCGGCGTTGTCGGTAGAGGAGTTCCGCCGGCAGGTCGATGCCGAAATCGAGTCGCGCAGCCGCGTCAGGCACCCGATGTCGCTGCACCTGTTCGAGGGCACGCCGCCGCGTGAAGACGTGCGCTTCTTCCTCGAGCACCACTGGACCCGTTCCTACAACTTCTACAGCCTGCTGGCGGAACTGGCGTTTCGCTTCGAAGCCATCGAGGACGCCTCGGTGTTCTACCGCAACCTGTATGGCGAGGCGGGCGCGGAGACCCCGGAGCGTTCGCACCCGGCGCTGCTGTCCCACCTGATGACGTATTTCGATATCCCGCTGCGCATCGATTTCCCTGCGTTGCACCCCCTGGAAAAGGCCTACCTGAACAACCGTATCCGTTGCGTGCGCCACCCGGATGTCGCCTGGGGCCTGGCCCTGCTGTACGCGGTGGAATCGGTGAGTTGCGTCAACCACCGGCGCATCTATGAACTGCTGCAACGCCTGGGCGTGCCCGAGCAACCCAGCGAGTTCCATCGCCTGCACGGCACCCAGGACGAGATCGACACCGAGGAAATGTGGGCGCTGATCGCCAAGTTCGCGCCGAGCGCGTCGTTCCAGCGCACCTTCATGCAAGCGCTGGCGCGCCACTTCGAGATCAACAAGGCGTACTTCGACATGCTCTGGCAGGAGATGCAGAAGCCGTCCCGCACCGCCTGA
- a CDS encoding heavy-metal-associated domain-containing protein — translation MLRFHIPNMSCGGCAQSVTRALLKVDPQAQIETDPLTREVRVRSTLDASALRNVLSEAGYPDQR, via the coding sequence ATGCTGCGTTTTCATATACCCAACATGAGCTGTGGCGGCTGCGCCCAGTCCGTCACTCGGGCACTGCTGAAGGTCGATCCCCAGGCGCAGATCGAGACCGATCCACTGACACGCGAAGTCCGGGTCCGGAGCACCCTGGACGCGAGCGCCTTGCGCAACGTGCTGAGCGAGGCCGGGTATCCCGACCAGCGATAG